The Pyrenophora tritici-repentis strain M4 chromosome 8, whole genome shotgun sequence genome contains a region encoding:
- a CDS encoding AraD, Ribulose-5-phosphate 4-epimerase and related epimerase and aldolase: MASNDIDAEALVHSDDPSHPANHICTLCAKFYNLGWVTGTGGGTSIRHEDKIYIAPSGVQKELMKPTDMFVMDFNSKEYLRKPQVLKPSACTPLFLAAFERGAGCCIHTHSQWAVLVTLIVERDFGKDACFEIEEIEQIKGIPKGRGKQGNLGYYDRLRIPIIENTAHEEDLRESLEEAMEKYPDSYAILVKRHGIYVWGDNVHKAKTQCESIDYILQLAVEMKKLGLPWTK, encoded by the exons ATGGCTTCGAATGATATTGACGCCGAGGCGCTCGTTCACTCCGATGATCCGAGCCACCCAGCAAACCACATTTGCACGCTCTGCGCAAAGTTTTACAACTTGGGCTGG GTGACTGGTACTGGTGGAGGAACAAGTATACGCCATGAAGACAAGATTTACATTGCGCCCAGCGGCGTACAGAAAGAGCTTATGAAGCCTACCGACATGTTTGTGATGGACTTCAACAGCAAAGAATACCTGAGAAAGCCACAG GTCCTCAAACCTTCTGCCTGCACCCCGCTCTTCCTTGCAGCTTTCGAGCGCGGCGCCGGTTGCTGCATCCATACACATTCGCAATGGGCCGTCCTCGTAACCCTCATCGTCGAGCGCGACTTTGGCAAAGACGCCTGCTTCGAAATCGAAGAGATTGAGCAAATTAAAGGCATACCAAAAGGGCGAGGCAAGCAGGGTAACCTAGGCTATTACGACCGGCTACGCATACCCATCATCGAGAATACGGCGCATGAAGAGGATCTGAGGGAAAGCTTGGAGGAGGCCATGGAGAAGTACCCAGATTCTTACGCGATCTTGGTCAAGAGACATGGTATCTATGTCTGGGGTGACAATGTACACAAGGCGAAGACACAATGTGAGAGTATTGACTATATTCTACAACTTGCAGTTGAGATGAAGAAGCTAGGTTTGCCATGGACAAAATGA